The DNA segment TTGCCGTCCGGGTCGGCGAGGACGACGAAGTCGGGCTCGGAGGGGTAGAGGTCCCAGTCGACCGCCTGTGCTCCGAGGCTGATCAGCCGCTCGACCTCGGCCTGCTGTTCCCGGGCGGTGTCGACGTAGAGGTCCAGGTGGAGACGGGGGCGCGGTTCGGGGCGGGATTCGCTGCGGAGCAGTCCGAGGGCCCGTCCGGAGCCGTCGGGGTAATCGAGGGTCTGCCAGGTGTCACTCCTCCACTCCTGCGTGGCGACAAGGTTCAGAGCCTGCGTCCAGAACGCTGTCGCGCGGTCGAGATCGGTGACTCCGATGACGGGTGTGCCAAGTCTCAACATGGGGTGAACCTATAAAAGGGCCCCAGGCCCGGAACCCCTCCGCCTCGGTGAACACCGGCTTTGCCGCGAGGCCCGTCGAGCCGGCGCCGGCGGTCTCGGCAGCGATCAAGGCGCAGGGATCGAGGATCAGGCCCCGGGGCGGCGGGCGCGGAGGCACTCTGGAGGAGTCGCTCCGGCCGGTGGCCCGGTGGTGGGCCGCCGGGAGTTCGGCCCGGCTCCCAAGTCCACGGCAAGCCCGAGACAAGCCCGAGGCTTCCGGCGGAAGTTGATTTCCCGGATGTCTCCCACCACCCGCACGGGCGATGCACCGGACATGACCGGGCCCCTCCCCGACGCTCCGAAGAGGGGCCCATGCCGTGGGTCCGGCGTACTGGTCACCTGCTGGTCACCTGTTACTCGGGAAGGTTCCGGGCCATCACGATGCGCTGGACCTGGTTGGTGCCCTCGTAGATCTGCGTGATCTTCGCGTCGCGCATCATCCGCTCCAGCGGGTAGTCCCGCGTGTAGCCGTACCCGCCGAGGAGCTGGACCGCGTCCGTGGTGATCTCCATGGCGGCGTCCGAGGCGAAGCACTTGGCGGCGGCGCCCTGGAAGGTCAGGCCCTCGTCCTTGCCGCCGGCGGCGACGCGCTCCGACGTGGCCGCGGCCGAGTAGG comes from the Streptomyces sp. TS71-3 genome and includes:
- a CDS encoding VOC family protein, whose product is MLRLGTPVIGVTDLDRATAFWTQALNLVATQEWRSDTWQTLDYPDGSGRALGLLRSESRPEPRPRLHLDLYVDTAREQQAEVERLISLGAQAVDWDLYPSEPDFVVLADPDGNIFCVVDLSHAPSRP